In a genomic window of Paramicrobacterium chengjingii:
- a CDS encoding glycosyltransferase family 2 protein codes for MPRRHVAIVMPAYNEADGLDSFLTEIVTHVSPVVEQLSIVVVNDRSTDETADLLARLGEMMPELIGITSVRNQGHGPTALAAYRAGLELNPDVIMHVDGDGQFLAADFPRLIDAHQQRGADVLHGVRRGRTDPWYRRAITALVGSAVALAVGSRVPDVNTPLRIYRPEALRFLLNLIPRDAIVPHVHFSLAEKRSGMKVAYARVRSIPRRGDSAHGTMWGPQRSTPVLPPKRLRSFIAAAAREVWTVSLHPGAPARRGGVFSS; via the coding sequence GTGCCGCGCAGACACGTTGCCATCGTTATGCCGGCGTACAACGAGGCAGACGGCCTCGACAGCTTTCTCACCGAAATCGTCACGCACGTCTCGCCGGTGGTTGAGCAGCTCTCCATTGTTGTGGTCAACGACCGGTCGACGGACGAGACCGCCGACCTGCTGGCACGCCTGGGCGAAATGATGCCCGAGCTGATCGGCATCACCTCGGTGCGCAATCAGGGGCACGGGCCGACAGCGCTCGCCGCCTATAGGGCCGGACTCGAGCTGAACCCCGACGTGATTATGCACGTGGACGGGGATGGACAGTTTCTCGCCGCAGACTTTCCTCGATTAATTGACGCACACCAACAGCGCGGCGCTGACGTGCTGCATGGTGTGCGCCGAGGGCGCACTGACCCGTGGTACCGCAGAGCCATCACGGCATTGGTCGGCTCGGCCGTCGCGCTCGCCGTGGGTTCACGAGTGCCCGATGTGAATACGCCATTGCGCATCTACCGGCCCGAAGCGCTTCGCTTTCTTCTCAATCTCATTCCCCGAGACGCGATCGTGCCCCACGTGCATTTCTCGCTGGCGGAAAAGCGAAGTGGGATGAAAGTCGCGTACGCGCGCGTCAGAAGCATCCCTCGACGCGGTGATTCTGCTCACGGAACGATGTGGGGCCCGCAACGGTCGACTCCGGTGCTGCCGCCCAAGCGCCTTCGTTCGTTCATCGCAGCCGCCGCACGTGAAGTCTGGACCGTGAGCCTGCACCCTGGCGCACCGGCTCGCCGCGGGGGAGTGTTCTCGTCATGA
- a CDS encoding GtrA family protein, which yields MTQHSRLRRLIGLSSRFLTIGAISTLIEIAAFNILLYGLHVDGVWAKIFASLIALVNAYFGNREWTFKNRGKHSRSLEVVLFIVVNGICTLLGAGIVGLGLWAFPDSGPIVVNIINLLSIGVVVALRFLLYHFVVFRGVRPSRASEIDLGAGDS from the coding sequence ATGACACAACACTCGCGCCTCCGCCGTCTTATCGGGCTGAGCTCCCGATTTCTGACGATCGGAGCAATCTCGACCCTGATCGAGATCGCAGCCTTCAACATTCTGCTCTATGGGCTACACGTCGACGGCGTCTGGGCGAAGATCTTTGCATCGCTCATTGCGCTCGTGAACGCATACTTCGGCAACCGCGAGTGGACGTTCAAGAACCGTGGCAAGCACAGCCGCTCGCTCGAGGTTGTGCTCTTTATTGTCGTCAACGGCATCTGCACCCTGCTCGGTGCGGGCATCGTCGGGCTCGGCCTGTGGGCTTTCCCCGATTCCGGACCAATCGTCGTCAACATCATCAACCTGTTGAGCATCGGTGTCGTCGTTGCGCTGCGTTTTCTGCTCTACCACTTTGTGGTCTTCCGCGGAGTTCGCCCCAGCCGTGCGTCCGAGATCGACCTTGGCGCTGGCGACAGCTAA
- a CDS encoding UDP-glucose dehydrogenase family protein, translated as MKISVIGCGYLGAVHAASLASVGHDVVGVDIDAAKVESLSNGRSPIYEPELPELLRAGLESGRLRFSADMSDVNGATVHFIAVGTPQRLGSSSADLTYVDQAFADLMPYLAEGDIVVGKSTVPVGTAQRHVGNVQERGAHLVWNPEFLREGFAVKDTIEPDRLVYGVADGDEYAVETLNEVYATAIEAGSPVIVSDFATAELVKVAANAFLATKISFINAMAEIAEVTGADVTKLADAIGHDKRIGRKFLNAGVGFGGGCLPKDIRAFTARAEELGRGESVAFLKEVDAINLRRRERVVELVTEELGGSVFQKKVAVLGLAFKPNSDDVRDSPALDVAVRLNGLGANVVATDPQAMQNSRRLHPQLVYGTTEEALADADAVVVVTEWPEYKELDPAEVHRVVRTPIVIDARNCLDADAWADAGWEYAGLGRQVRNGRATS; from the coding sequence ATGAAGATTTCAGTCATCGGTTGTGGGTACCTGGGCGCGGTTCACGCGGCATCGCTGGCCTCTGTGGGGCACGACGTCGTCGGCGTCGACATCGACGCAGCAAAAGTCGAGTCTCTGTCTAACGGCCGCTCGCCGATATATGAGCCGGAGCTTCCAGAGCTGCTTCGTGCCGGGCTTGAAAGCGGTCGCCTTCGGTTCAGCGCTGACATGTCTGACGTGAACGGCGCGACGGTTCATTTCATCGCTGTCGGAACCCCGCAGCGTCTGGGAAGCTCGAGCGCAGATCTGACGTATGTGGATCAGGCATTCGCCGACTTGATGCCATACCTCGCCGAGGGAGACATCGTTGTCGGCAAGTCCACTGTCCCCGTCGGGACAGCGCAGCGTCACGTTGGCAACGTGCAGGAACGCGGCGCACACCTCGTGTGGAACCCGGAGTTCTTGCGCGAGGGGTTCGCTGTGAAGGACACGATCGAACCGGATCGTCTGGTGTATGGCGTTGCCGATGGCGACGAGTACGCGGTGGAGACTCTCAACGAGGTGTATGCGACAGCGATCGAGGCGGGCAGCCCGGTTATTGTCAGCGACTTTGCCACTGCGGAGCTCGTGAAGGTGGCCGCGAACGCGTTTCTCGCCACGAAGATTTCGTTCATCAACGCGATGGCCGAGATCGCGGAAGTCACGGGAGCAGACGTCACGAAGCTGGCGGATGCGATCGGGCACGACAAGCGCATTGGCCGAAAGTTCTTGAACGCCGGCGTCGGGTTCGGCGGAGGGTGCTTGCCAAAAGACATCCGAGCATTCACCGCTCGAGCCGAGGAGCTCGGACGGGGGGAGTCGGTCGCCTTCTTGAAGGAGGTTGACGCCATCAACCTACGTCGACGCGAACGCGTCGTCGAACTGGTCACCGAGGAACTCGGAGGCAGCGTCTTTCAGAAGAAGGTCGCCGTACTTGGCCTCGCATTCAAACCCAACAGCGACGATGTGAGGGACTCACCCGCGCTCGACGTCGCCGTGCGGCTGAACGGCCTCGGAGCCAACGTTGTAGCCACGGACCCGCAAGCGATGCAGAACTCGCGCAGGCTGCATCCACAGCTCGTCTACGGCACAACCGAGGAGGCACTCGCGGATGCCGATGCAGTCGTCGTGGTGACCGAATGGCCGGAGTACAAGGAGTTGGACCCGGCCGAGGTGCATCGCGTCGTGCGCACGCCGATCGTCATCGATGCCCGCAACTGTCTTGACGCCGACGCGTGGGCTGATGCCGGGTGGGAGTATGCCGGTCTCGGACGCCAGGTGAGGAACGGTCGCGCGACGTCTTAG
- a CDS encoding MauE/DoxX family redox-associated membrane protein, protein MSEVLVLVPLALAVVLVASGVLKLRDSRATRASLDDLPIPRFLRTDIFATAFPVCEILLGAAVLVAPAPLFLPVIWVTALLFDVYLCIVIIAARRPEPVMCNCFGSLSRSPIGAATIVRNVALTLLALFASVGLTGTTGVLVRFPQLSASSQEWLVAALVLSALGIAVAILVSLSDPTTAQSPFGPATEHKLGSTWPIPDVEVVDWNGDVKRLASLAEESPVLLILVKSGCTACKLVTDKVPEWIEILGHRATVILATSTPRSQFLNDYPDFETRTVWGYRALVSTSGIRGVPSAILIADHVAGPAYGVHEIDLLARQAAPA, encoded by the coding sequence ATGAGTGAAGTACTCGTTCTCGTCCCACTAGCGTTGGCAGTCGTTCTTGTCGCGAGTGGAGTTCTCAAGTTGCGCGACTCGCGCGCGACGCGTGCCTCACTCGATGACCTACCTATCCCACGCTTCCTTCGGACCGATATCTTCGCCACGGCGTTTCCGGTTTGTGAGATTCTCCTCGGTGCTGCGGTTTTGGTTGCGCCGGCCCCACTGTTCTTGCCTGTGATATGGGTTACGGCCCTGCTCTTCGACGTCTATCTCTGCATCGTGATCATTGCCGCACGTCGACCAGAACCGGTCATGTGCAACTGTTTCGGCTCCCTGTCACGTTCACCGATCGGCGCCGCAACAATCGTCAGAAACGTTGCACTGACCCTCCTAGCGTTGTTCGCCTCGGTGGGTCTCACCGGAACGACCGGGGTCCTTGTACGGTTCCCACAGCTGTCCGCATCTTCGCAAGAGTGGCTCGTCGCCGCGCTAGTCCTCTCGGCCCTTGGAATAGCCGTCGCGATCCTTGTATCGCTGAGCGATCCGACTACGGCCCAATCGCCCTTTGGCCCGGCCACTGAGCACAAACTCGGGAGCACGTGGCCCATTCCAGACGTCGAGGTCGTCGATTGGAACGGAGACGTCAAGCGACTAGCCTCTCTCGCCGAGGAATCCCCCGTGCTCCTGATTCTCGTGAAGTCAGGCTGCACTGCATGCAAGTTGGTGACCGACAAAGTACCTGAATGGATCGAAATCCTAGGACATCGAGCCACAGTGATACTTGCCACCTCAACTCCGAGGTCGCAGTTCCTCAACGACTATCCAGACTTTGAGACTCGTACCGTTTGGGGATATCGGGCGCTCGTCTCGACTTCGGGAATTCGCGGAGTTCCTTCAGCAATCCTAATTGCCGACCACGTTGCCGGTCCTGCATACGGTGTCCACGAAATCGACCTTCTCGCAAGACAGGCGGCACCTGCATAG
- a CDS encoding IS110 family transposase produces MGLDVHARSIVAQAIHSDTGEVTWKKFPYDPAAVIDWVRGLAVPALTTYEAGPTGYDLSRRLTGAGIACVIAAPSKLQRPPGDRVKTDKNDALHLAHLLQLGQITPVRVPTIDEETARDLVRAREDCRHDLMASRHRLSKLLLRHGHVYDGGGTWTRKHDVWIREHRAGTIAYQYAFDASYEAVAQVLARRDRLDAEIERMADASEFAPVVTRLGCLRGMGALTSLALAVEIADWDRFTGKTIGTYLGLTPSEYSSGTSRRLGGITKTGNSHARRLLVEAAWHHRKQLRQQPTSALTLRQQNASQEARLRGQAGNERLHKQWEKFVARRKKATIANVAIARELSGWCWSLAIMTD; encoded by the coding sequence GTGGGTTTGGACGTGCACGCCAGGTCCATCGTCGCGCAAGCAATTCACAGCGATACCGGTGAAGTTACCTGGAAGAAGTTTCCCTATGATCCGGCCGCGGTGATCGATTGGGTCCGTGGTCTCGCAGTACCGGCTCTCACCACTTACGAGGCCGGCCCGACAGGCTATGATCTCTCCCGTCGCCTCACAGGTGCTGGCATCGCGTGCGTGATCGCCGCCCCATCGAAGTTGCAGCGTCCGCCAGGTGACCGTGTCAAAACCGATAAGAATGATGCTCTGCATTTGGCGCATCTCCTCCAGCTTGGACAGATCACCCCCGTGCGTGTCCCCACTATTGACGAGGAGACTGCACGCGATCTTGTCCGGGCGCGGGAAGACTGCCGCCATGACCTCATGGCCTCACGCCATCGTCTCTCAAAACTGCTTCTTCGTCACGGGCATGTTTACGACGGAGGTGGCACATGGACTCGCAAGCACGACGTGTGGATCCGGGAGCATCGCGCAGGCACAATCGCTTACCAATACGCGTTCGATGCATCCTACGAAGCCGTTGCGCAAGTCCTTGCCCGCAGAGACCGACTCGATGCCGAAATTGAAAGAATGGCTGATGCTTCTGAATTCGCACCTGTGGTGACCCGGTTGGGTTGCCTGCGTGGCATGGGTGCGCTCACTAGTCTCGCGCTTGCCGTTGAGATCGCCGATTGGGACAGATTCACCGGGAAAACAATTGGCACCTATCTCGGACTCACCCCGTCGGAATACTCGTCAGGAACTTCACGCAGACTCGGCGGTATCACCAAGACCGGCAATTCCCATGCCCGCAGACTCCTCGTCGAGGCCGCCTGGCACCACCGCAAACAGCTCCGACAGCAACCGACCTCAGCACTGACGCTCCGACAGCAAAATGCCTCACAGGAAGCCCGACTACGCGGACAAGCCGGAAACGAACGACTCCACAAGCAGTGGGAGAAATTCGTAGCCCGACGAAAGAAGGCAACAATCGCCAACGTCGCGATCGCCAGAGAACTCTCCGGCTGGTGCTGGTCACTCGCGATCATGACTGACTGA
- a CDS encoding glycosyltransferase family 39 protein: MTTVNWRRVMTVVFWVVVALVVASQLWIVTQGVFFMRLWEDEAFNLTVPLNLVNGLGYTSDGTLSGSQLTPFDPRISTGPVVLLPITAVIALGADPVIGGRLVVLLFYAALVAGLWRLGGRLGGRWAALAAVCVPLGWNTWNSGSPIQSPVDILGEVPAAALLVWAFVVLRRYPWLAGLFIGLAMQTKLLGALAAIPIALAIYLLADDGFIRRALRVVLCALVAVIPNVLYELWKLVALGPSAYWMNLKEFYWFFRSGGQNIDPVDPLTKFVSLGSDWFSPTWLTVIFVVLVLATVCVFVLRRSAPDKAEESDAGASRRERTAYALAAVLGLVIWFGWWLTSAQTPNWPRYPAMAMYIFVPIIVAVAIRALSEQWSIRPWGIGSRIAAGAVAAVMIVTLGMQTWGHVRIADESRFGETLADQRVVAAEVADADLDVIVTTWGPTVSIIVLAGAHAALSDVPEWDGSAELRQNWDLSDAGIETFTSTLDEECADVLVHTDRYALCIPF; this comes from the coding sequence ATGACCACCGTCAACTGGCGTCGCGTGATGACAGTTGTGTTCTGGGTTGTTGTTGCGCTCGTCGTCGCCTCGCAACTGTGGATTGTGACGCAGGGCGTCTTCTTTATGCGGCTCTGGGAAGACGAGGCATTCAATCTCACCGTGCCGCTCAACCTGGTGAATGGACTGGGGTACACCAGCGACGGCACCCTGAGCGGAAGCCAGCTAACTCCGTTCGACCCGCGCATCTCGACGGGCCCCGTCGTGCTTTTGCCGATCACTGCTGTGATCGCGTTGGGCGCGGATCCGGTGATCGGCGGACGCCTCGTGGTTCTGCTGTTTTACGCTGCCCTGGTGGCCGGCCTGTGGCGGCTCGGAGGCCGGCTTGGCGGGCGGTGGGCAGCGCTCGCCGCGGTGTGCGTGCCTCTGGGCTGGAATACGTGGAATTCGGGCTCCCCAATTCAGTCGCCCGTGGACATCCTCGGAGAGGTGCCCGCTGCAGCCCTTCTCGTGTGGGCCTTCGTTGTGCTTCGCAGGTATCCGTGGCTGGCTGGGCTGTTCATCGGACTGGCCATGCAGACGAAGCTTCTGGGTGCGCTGGCGGCCATTCCCATCGCGCTGGCTATTTACCTGCTCGCCGACGACGGCTTTATCAGGCGCGCGCTGCGCGTAGTGCTCTGCGCGCTGGTCGCCGTCATTCCGAACGTTCTGTATGAACTGTGGAAGCTTGTCGCACTGGGGCCGTCGGCATACTGGATGAACCTCAAGGAGTTCTACTGGTTCTTCCGTTCGGGCGGGCAGAATATTGATCCTGTCGACCCGCTGACGAAGTTTGTGTCCTTGGGCAGTGACTGGTTCTCGCCGACCTGGCTCACCGTGATATTCGTTGTGCTCGTGCTGGCCACCGTGTGTGTGTTCGTGCTGAGGCGTTCGGCGCCCGACAAAGCGGAAGAATCGGATGCCGGTGCCAGCCGTCGCGAGCGGACCGCGTATGCGCTGGCCGCCGTTCTGGGGCTCGTGATCTGGTTCGGCTGGTGGCTGACGTCGGCGCAGACGCCGAACTGGCCGCGCTACCCCGCCATGGCGATGTACATCTTCGTGCCGATTATCGTGGCCGTCGCGATTCGAGCACTCAGCGAGCAGTGGAGCATCCGTCCGTGGGGAATCGGCTCGCGCATTGCGGCTGGGGCAGTTGCCGCGGTGATGATCGTCACGCTCGGCATGCAGACCTGGGGGCATGTGCGCATTGCGGACGAGTCTCGATTTGGCGAGACGCTCGCCGATCAACGCGTCGTTGCCGCTGAGGTGGCCGACGCCGACCTCGACGTGATCGTGACGACGTGGGGGCCAACCGTGTCGATCATCGTGCTTGCGGGCGCCCACGCTGCTCTGAGCGATGTGCCGGAGTGGGACGGCAGCGCGGAGCTCAGGCAGAACTGGGATCTGTCGGACGCGGGTATTGAAACCTTCACCAGCACGCTCGACGAGGAGTGCGCAGACGTTCTGGTGCACACCGATCGTTATGCGCTCTGCATCCCGTTCTAA